The following coding sequences lie in one Gemmatimonadota bacterium genomic window:
- a CDS encoding TonB-dependent receptor, with protein sequence MNKLPLLTALAALVPCTPLTAQSRPAVLDTIVVSSRVRTADPARVVSVISRDDIARSPARNVAELLSVQMGVDVYGRSAAQADISLRGSTADQTLVLVDGIRMSDVQTSHYALDLAVPLGSIERIEILHGSASTLYGADAVGGVINIITRRGAGASSARASAGTFGTFGGGAINGARLGSATLTTSADYDQSDGYRLGTDYRIGQGRIALSAPSANGRLDANLGIGIRDFGANTFYAPYNSTEATSTITGDLRWAAAVGRWALATTIGTRRHTDRFTLIKENPSVYENRHTNWQSSAEVVGRTSVGNAALAIGIEGMRASLRSARLGDRAETRTAAFGEMGIDAGRAATITLGVRGDHSSTFGDFVSPSVALALPLNGRATLHGSAGRGFRAPSWTDRYYVDPANQGTADLVPERFWSGEAGVRLHGEGTLALDVTGFARNASNTIDWVKAANAPAGTKWVATNVGDAEYRGVEATLTLPLTSRWSGSLSGATLSFDGSSGAGLIGKYALRPITRRATAQLSYAPTASIRATAALVGARRATEDGYITGNARLEWRRSQFGITLDATNLAGAEWIDASGKIVAGRALYVGVNWRGGR encoded by the coding sequence ATGAACAAACTCCCCCTGCTGACCGCCCTCGCGGCCCTCGTGCCGTGCACTCCACTCACCGCCCAATCCCGCCCCGCCGTCCTCGACACCATCGTCGTGTCGTCGCGCGTCCGCACGGCCGATCCGGCGCGCGTCGTCTCCGTCATCAGCCGCGACGACATCGCGCGCTCGCCGGCCCGCAACGTCGCCGAGTTGCTCAGCGTGCAGATGGGCGTCGACGTCTACGGCCGCTCGGCCGCACAGGCCGACATCTCGCTCCGCGGCAGCACCGCGGATCAGACGCTCGTCCTCGTCGACGGCATCCGGATGAGCGACGTGCAGACCTCGCACTACGCACTCGACCTCGCCGTCCCGCTTGGCAGCATCGAGCGGATCGAGATCCTCCACGGCAGCGCCTCCACGCTCTACGGCGCCGACGCCGTCGGCGGCGTGATCAACATCATCACCCGCCGCGGCGCCGGGGCGAGCTCGGCACGCGCCAGCGCCGGCACCTTCGGCACCTTCGGCGGCGGCGCCATCAACGGCGCCCGTCTCGGCTCGGCGACCCTCACCACCAGCGCCGACTACGACCAGAGCGACGGCTATCGCCTCGGCACCGACTACCGGATCGGTCAGGGGCGCATCGCGCTCAGCGCGCCGTCGGCAAACGGCCGCCTCGACGCCAACCTCGGCATCGGCATCCGCGACTTCGGCGCCAACACCTTCTACGCGCCGTACAACTCCACCGAGGCCACCAGCACGATCACCGGCGACCTGCGCTGGGCCGCCGCCGTCGGCCGCTGGGCACTGGCCACGACCATCGGCACCCGTCGCCACACCGACCGCTTCACGCTGATCAAGGAGAACCCCTCAGTCTACGAGAACCGCCACACCAACTGGCAGTCCTCGGCGGAAGTGGTCGGGCGCACCTCCGTCGGCAACGCAGCACTGGCCATCGGCATCGAAGGGATGCGCGCCTCGCTCCGGAGTGCCCGACTCGGCGACCGCGCCGAGACGCGCACCGCGGCGTTCGGCGAGATGGGCATCGATGCCGGTCGCGCCGCGACCATCACGCTCGGCGTGCGTGGCGATCACTCCTCGACCTTCGGCGACTTCGTCTCGCCATCAGTCGCACTGGCACTCCCGTTGAACGGACGCGCCACGCTGCACGGCAGCGCGGGCCGCGGCTTCCGCGCGCCGTCCTGGACCGACCGCTACTACGTCGATCCGGCCAACCAGGGCACCGCCGACCTCGTCCCCGAACGTTTCTGGAGTGGTGAGGCCGGCGTCCGGCTGCACGGCGAGGGGACGCTGGCGCTCGACGTGACGGGCTTTGCGCGGAATGCGAGCAACACGATCGACTGGGTCAAGGCGGCCAACGCGCCGGCGGGCACCAAGTGGGTGGCGACCAATGTCGGCGACGCCGAGTATCGCGGTGTCGAGGCGACGCTCACGCTGCCGTTGACCAGCCGGTGGTCGGGGTCGCTCAGCGGCGCCACGCTCTCCTTCGATGGATCGTCCGGCGCGGGATTGATCGGGAAATACGCGCTGCGGCCAATCACCCGGCGCGCCACGGCACAACTCAGCTACGCGCCGACGGCGTCGATCCGCGCCACCGCCGCGCTGGTCGGTGCGCGCCGGGCCACCGAGGATGGCTACATCACGGGCAACGCACGACTCGAATGGCGGCGGTCGCAGTTCGGCATCACGCTCGACGCGACCAACCTTGCAGGGGCGGAATGGATCGATGCGTCGGGGAAGATCGTCGCGGGGCGAGCGCTCTACGTTGGGGTGAACTGGCGGGGCGGGCGGTAG